A stretch of the Thermoanaerobaculia bacterium genome encodes the following:
- a CDS encoding MerR family transcriptional regulator, producing MRCCRGTSESPARSGPDEGSALRPGEPGGRRPDEVAELRSGELAVRAGVSKDTLRFYERRGLLARPPRSGNGYRKYPLSAVARVRMIRAAVSVGFSIEELAKILRMRDAGGTPCREVRRLAGEKRERLRREIERLTMLCAGLEDVLSDWDVRLSAAGRRRAGLLQALAERAGGPFVAARPALRRADR from the coding sequence GTGCGTTGCTGCCGGGGAACGAGCGAGTCTCCCGCGCGATCCGGTCCGGACGAGGGTTCCGCGCTCCGGCCCGGCGAGCCTGGCGGGCGTCGTCCGGACGAGGTCGCTGAACTGAGGTCGGGCGAGCTCGCCGTTCGCGCCGGGGTCAGCAAGGACACCCTCCGGTTCTACGAGCGGCGGGGACTCCTCGCCCGGCCCCCCCGCTCCGGGAACGGGTACCGGAAATATCCGCTCTCGGCCGTGGCGCGCGTTCGGATGATCCGCGCCGCCGTTTCCGTCGGATTCTCGATCGAGGAACTCGCGAAGATCCTCCGCATGCGCGACGCCGGCGGGACTCCGTGCCGCGAGGTGCGCCGGCTGGCCGGGGAGAAACGCGAACGGCTGCGTCGGGAGATCGAGCGTCTCACGATGCTCTGCGCCGGGCTCGAGGACGTCCTGTCCGACTGGGACGTTCGGCTGTCGGCGGCCGGCCGGCGACGGGCCGGACTCCTCCAGGCGCTCGCCGAACGAGCCGGCGGTCCCTTCGTCGCCGCCCGCCCCGCGCTCCGCCGGGCCGATCGATGA